The following is a genomic window from Actinomadura sp. WMMB 499.
GCCGCGTGCCTCGTTCCAGCGCAGCTCCGGGTCGGGCAGGGTGACGCCGAGCGCCGCGGCCTGCGGGACGGTCATGTCCACGAACTTCTGCCGCAGCTCGTCGTTGGAGTTGCGTTTGACGCCCCAGGCCATCGACCGCGCGCTGTTCGGTGAGTCGGCGTCCGGCGGGCCGAACATCATCAGCACCGGCCACCAGAACCGGTCCACCGACTCCTGCACCATCGCGCGCTGCTCGTCCGTCCCGCGCATCATCGTCATCAGCAGCTCGTAGCCCTGCCGCTGGTGGAACGACTCCTCCTTGCAGATGCGGATCATCGCGCGGCCGTACGGGCCGTAGGACGTGCGGCACAGCGGCACCTGGTTGCAGATCGCGGCGCCGTCGACGAGCCAGCCGATCGTCCCGACGTCGGCGTAGGACGGCGTCGGGTAGTTGAAGATCGACGAGTACTTCTGCCGTCCCGCCAGCAGCAGGTCGGTCAGCTCGGCGCGGGAGACGCCGAGGGTCTCGCAGGCCGAGTACAGGTACAGCCCGTGCCCGGCCTCGTCCTGCACCTTGGCCAGCAGGATCGCCTTGCGGCGCAGGGACGGCGCGCGGCCGATCCAGGCGCCCTCGGGCTGCATCCCGATGATCTCGGAGTGCGCGTGCTGGGCGATCTGCCGGACGAGCGTCCTGCGGTAGGCGTCCGGCATCCAGTCGCGGGGTTCCACGCGGTCGCCCCGGCCGATGGTCGCGTCGAACGCCGCCCGGAGCGCCGCGTCCGGGCCGGTGCCCGGTTCCGCGGGTGTCGTCGTCACTGGTCCCTCCCGGCGTCGACGCATTTACTTACCGTTCGATCAGTAATAACGTGACACGAGACCGCCGCCCGGCGCAAGAGGGGGTGCCGGCCCGCCGCCCGCACCCGCCGGCCTCGGAGAGGAGACAGCGTGAGCCCACTGCTGGAGAGCTACGCCGCCGGACGCTGGTTCCGCGCGGACGACGACGGGGAACCCCTGCTCGACGCAGCGACCGGCGAGGAGGTCGCGCGGCTGGCGCGGCGTGGCCCCGACGTCGGGGAGATGGTCCGGCACGCCCGCGAGACCGGCGGCCCCGCGCTGCGCGCGCTCACGTTCCACGAGCGGGCCGCCCTGCTGAAGGCGCTCGCCAAGCACCTGACCGAGCGCAAGGACGAACTGTACGCCCTGTCGGTGCGGACGGGCGCCACCGCGCGGGACACGGCGGTGGACGTCGACGGCGGCATCGGCACCCTGTTCGGCTACGCGAGCAAGGGCGTGCGCGAACTGCCGAACGACACGATCGTCCTGGACGGCGACCTGGAGCGCCTGGGCAAGGGCGGGACGTTCGCCGGGCAGCACGTGTTCGCGTCCCGGCCGGGCGTCGCGGTGCAGATCAACGCGTTCAACTTCCCGGTCTGGGGGATGCTGGAGAAGCTCGCCCCGGCGTTCCTCGCGGGGCTGCCGTCGATCGTCAAGCCCGCGAGCCAGACCGCCTACGTCACCGAACTCGCCGTCCGGCAGATCATCGACTCGGGCATCCTGCCGGAGGGCGCCCTGCAGCTCCTCGCGGGCAGCCCCGACGGGCTGCTCGACCGGCTCACCGTCCAGGACTCCGTCGCCTTCACCGGCTCCGCGCACACCGCCGGGCTGCTGCGCCGCCACCCGAACGTACTGGACGGCGGCGTCCGCCTCGGCGTCGAGGCCGACTCCCTCAACTGCTCGATCCTCGGGCCGGACGTACGCCCGGACGATCCGGAGTTCGACCTGTTCGTGAAGGGCGTCGTCACCGAGATGACGGTCAAGGCGGGGCAGAAGTGCACCGCGATCCGGCGGGCGCTCGTCCCGGCTCCGATGGCCGACGCGGTGATCGAGGCCCTCGCGGCGCGGCTGGCGAAGGTGACCGTCGGGGATCCGCGCGACCCGGACGTCCGGATGGGCGCGCTCGCGAGCCTCGGGCAGCGCGCCGAGGTGCGCAAGGCCGTCGAGGCGCTGCGGGCCGCCGCCGAGGTGGTCGCCGGGGACCCGGCCGGCGCGGGCCCGCTCCTCGACGGCGACCCCGAGCGCGGGGCGTTCATGACGCCGCTGCTGCTGCGGGCACGTCCGGGCGCCGCCGAGCCGCACGACGTGGAACCGTTCGGTCCGGTCAGCACGGTGCTGACCTACGACGGGGTGGACGCGGCGGTCGAACTGGCCGCGCGGGGCCGGGGCAGCCTCGCCGCGTCGGTCGTCACGCACGACCCGGACGTCGCGCGGACGGTCGTCCGCGGGCTGGCGCCCTGGCACGGCCGGGTGCTCGTGCTGGACCGGGACGACGCGAAGGAGTCCACCGGGCACGGTTCGCCGCTGCCCTCGCTCGTCCACGGCGGTCCCGGACGGGCGGGCGGCGGCGAGGAGCTCGGCGGGATCCGCGGCGTCCTCGCGCACATGCAGCGCACCGCCGTCCAGGCGTCGCCCGACCTGCTCACCGCGGTCACCGGCCGGTGGACGGCGGGCGCCGCGCGCACCGACCCCGGCGAGCACGCGTTCCGCAGGTCGCTGGCCGACCTGCGGATCGGCGACACCATCGCCGGCGGCCCGCGCACCGTGTCGCTCGACGACATCGCCCACTTCGCCGAGTTCACCGGCGACACGTTCTACGCGCACACCGATCCCGAGGCCGCGGCCGGGAACCCGCTGTTCGGCGGCATCGTCGCCCACGGCTACCTGGTGGTGTCGCTGGCCGCCGGGCTGTTCGTCGACCCCGCGCCGGGCCCGGTGCTGGCGAACTTCGGCGTGGACCGCCTGCGCTTCCTCACCCCGGTCAAGGCCGGGGACACGATCGCGGTGACGCTGACCGTCAAGCAGATCACCCCGCGCTCGGGCGCCGGCTACGGCGAGGTGCGCTGGGACGCCGTCGTGACGAACCAGGACGGCGAGGCGGTCGCGACCTACGATGTGCTGACCCTCGTCGCCAAGACCTGGCCTCCGGCGCCCGGGAACTGACGGAACCCGCCCGGCCCCGACCCGGCCGCCCGGCCGCGGGCGGGGCCGCGGCCGGGGCCGGGGCCGGCTCAGCCGTCCGCGCCCCAGCCGGCGCCGCGGCCGTGGGCCTCGTCGAAGACCAGCCAGGTGCGGGTCGCGCGGACGCCCGGGATGTCCTGGATGCACTCCAGCACCACGTGCCGCAGCGCCGCGTTGTCCGGGGCCCTGACCAGCACGAGGACGTCGTAGTCGCCGCCGACCATCGCGAAGTGCTCCACGTACGGGATCTCCCGCAGCCGTGCCGACAGGTCCCGCCAGGAGTTCTGCTCGATCGTCACCGAGACGTAGGCGCTGGTGCCGAGGCCCGCCCGGTGCGGCGCGATCTCGACGGTGAACCCGGTGATGATCCCGTCGTCGGTCAGGCGGGTGAGCCGCGCGTAGGCGTTGGCGCGGGAGATGTGGACGCGCTCGGCCAGCGCCCGCACCGACATGCGTCCGTCCCGCAGCAGCTCGGCGATGATCGCCCGGTCCACCGCGTCCAGCGGGCCGGCCATTCGTCCGGTTTCACCGCGTGCAACACCTTCTTCGCTGGACATTCGGCCCTCCGTTCGTCCCGCAAGTGCCCACTTGTCGCTCATTCTGCCCGAACTCTTGAACAGATGGCCGGCACGGCGGACGCTCCTCCTAACAAGCGTCCAGAGAAAGCGAGCGACGCCATGTCCGTGACCGCGCGGCCCGCGACCGCACAGCCCACGACCGCGCAGCCCACGACCGCGCACGGGCGTACCGCCGCCGGGCAGGGGGTCGGCGACCTGCTCCCCTCGCCCGTCCCGGTCCGCTTCGTCGCCGAGGACGGCACGGCCGTGGAGCCGCCCGCCGGGTACGCGGCGCCGGCGGACGGGCGGCTGCTGGAGGCGTACCGCCGGATGGTCCTCGGCCGCCGCTTCGACGCCCAGGCCACGGCGCTGACCCGGCAGGGGCGGCTCGCCGTCTACCCGTCGAGCCGCGGCCAGGACGCCTGCCAGATCGGCGGCGTGCTCGCGCTGCGGGAGGACGACTGGCTGTTCCCGACCTACCGGGACTCGGTGGCGCTGGTCGCCCGCGGTCTCGACCCCGTCGAGGTGCTCACCCTGCTGCGCGGCTCGTGGCACTGCGGCTACGACCCGGCGGCCGTCCGCGTCGCACCGCAGTGCACGCCGCTGGCGACGCAGACCGTCCACGCCGTCGGGCTGGCCGACGCGCTGCGCCGCAGGGGCGAGGGAGCCGTCGTGATGGCGTTCGTCGGCGACGGCGGCACCAGCGAGGGCGACTTCCACGAGGCGCTCAACTACGCGGCCGTCCTGAACGCCCCGGTCGTGTTCTTCGTGCAGAACAACCGGTACGCGATCTCGGTGCCGCTGGCCCGGCAGACCGCGGCCCCCTCGCTGGCGTACAAGGGGGTGGGGTACGGCGTCCGGTCCGAGCAGGTGGACGGCAACGACCTCGTCGCGGTGCTGTCGGTGCTCGACGCGGCCGTCGCGAACGCCCGGTCGGGCGGCGGCCCGTCCCTGGTGGAGGCGCACACCTACCGGATGGACGCCCACACCAACGCCGACGACGCCACCCGGTACCGGACGGCGGAGGAGGTCGAGCGGTGGGAGTCCGCCGACCCGATCGCCCGGCTGGAGACCCACCTGCGCGGCCGGGGCCTGCTCGGCCCCGAGGAGGCGGCCGCCGCGGGCGCGGCCGCCGAGGAGTTCGCCGCGCGCCTCCGCGAGCGGATGAACGCCGACCCGGAGGCGGACCCCCTGGAGCTGTTCGACCACGTCTTCGCCGAGCCCACCCCGCAGCTGCGCGAGCAGCGGGACCTGCTGGCGTCCGAACTGTCCGCGGAGGAGTGAGATGACCGAGTCGACGATGGCGCAGGCGCTGAACGGCGCGCTGCGGGACGCGCTGCGCGAGGACGAGCGCGTGCTCGTCTTCGGCGAGGACGTGGGCCCGCTGGGCGGCGTCTTCCGGATCACCGACGGGCTGACCGCCGAGTTCGGCGAGGACCGCTGCTTCGACACGCCGCTGGCCGAGGCCGGGATCGTCGGGCTCGCCGTGGGCATGGCCATGGGCGGCTTCCGCCCGGTCGTCGAGATGCAGTTCGACGCCTTCGCCTACCCGGCGTTCGAGCAGATCGCCTCGCACGTCGCCAAGACCCGCAACCGCACCCGCGGCCTGCTGTCCCTGCCGATGGTGATCCGCATCCCCTACGCGGGCGGCATCGGCGGCGTCGAGCACCACTGCGACTCCAGCGAGGCCTACTACGCGCACACCCCCGGCCTGAAGGTCGTCACTCCCGCCACCCCCGACGACGCGTACTGGCTGCTGCGCGACGCGATCGGCGACCCCGACCCGGTGGTCTTCATGGAGCCCAAGCGGCTGTACTGGGCCAAGGGCGGGACGAGCGGCGCCGCGGGGCGGCCCGCCGGGTTCGGGCGGGCGGCGGTGCGGCGCGAAGGGGCGGACGCGACGCTCGTCGCCTACGGGCCGACCGTTCCGGTGGCCCTGGAGGCCGCCGAGACCGCGGCGCGGGACGGCATCGACCTCGAGGTCGTCGACCTGCGCACGATCGTCCCGTTCGACGACGGCACCGTCGTGTCGTCCGTCCGCAAGACCGGCCGCTGCGTGGTCGTCCAGGAGGCGCAGGGGTTCGCCGGGGTCGGCGCCGAGATCGCGGCGCGGGTGCAGGAACGCTGCTTCCACTCGCTGGCCGCCCCGGTGCTGCGGGTGACCGGGTTCGACATCCCCTACCCGCCGCCGCACCTGGAGCACGCCCACCTGCCGGACGCCGACCGGATCCTCGACGCGGTCGACCGGCTCCAGTTCGGCGACGAGCCGGACCTCCTGCACCTCGCCCGGGAGGCGTCATGACGGCCGCCGCGCCGGGGCGGGTCTTCCGCCTGCCCGACCTCGGCGAGGGACTGACCGAGGCCGAGATCGTCGACTGGAAGGTCGCGGTGGGCGACACGGTCGCGGTCGACCAGATCGTGGTCGAGGTCGAGACCGCCAAGGCCGTCGTGGAGGTGCCGGTGCCCCACGCCGGGACGGTGCTGCGGCTCCACGCGGAGGCCGGCGCGGTCCTGGCGGTCGGCGCACCGCTCATCGAGGTCGGCGGCGATGACGGCGCCGACGACGGCGCCGCGCCGGACGAGCGGGCGGGCGAGCGGGCGGGCGACGACTCGGCCGCCGCCCGGTACCGCGAGGAGGAGCGGGCCGGATCCGGCAACGTCTTGATCGGCTACGGCACGGGCCGCCCGTCCGGATCGCGCCGGCGGCGCCGCGGGGGCGGGGGCGGCGCCGCCCCCGCGGCGAAGCCCGCGCGGCACGCGCCCCGCGTGATCTCCCCGCTCGTCCGCCGGATCGCCCGCGAGCACGGCATCGACGTCGCGCGGGTGCCCCCGAGCGGGCCGCGCGGGGTGATCCTGCGCCGCGACGTCGACCGGGCCGTCGCCGCGGCCCGGGGCCCGGCCGGCCCGCCGCCCGAAGCGGCCCCCGCGGGCGGCATCGCGGGCGGGTTCGCCGCGGAACGGATCCCGCTGCGCGGGCTGCGCCGGGCGGTCGCCGACAAGATGGTCCGCAGCCGCAGCGAGATCCCCGACGCGACGACGTGGGTGGACGCCGACGCCACCGGGCTGCTCGCGGCGCGGGACGCGCTGCGCGAGGCGCGGCCCGGCCTCGGTGTCGGGCTGCTGGCCCTGCTGGCCCGTATCTGCGTGGACGGCCTGCGGCGGTTCCCCGAGCTGAACGCGTCGGTCGACGCCGAACGCGGCGAGATCGTCCGGCACGGGCACGTCCACCTCGGGTTCGCCGCGCAGACCGACCGGGGGCTCGTGGTGCCCGTGATCCGGGACGCGCACCTGCTGACGACCGCCCGGCTCGCCGCCGAGCTGGCGCGGCTCACCGCCCTCGCGCGCGCCGGGGAGCTGCCGCCCGCCGACCTGACCGGCGGCACGTTCACCCTCAACAACTACGGGGTGTTCGGCGTGGACGGGTCGACCCCGATCATCAACCATCCCGAGGCCGGGCTGCTGGGCGTGGGCCGCGTCGTCGCCCGTCCGTGGGTGGTCGGCGACGCGGTCGTGCCGCGCCGGGTGACGCAGCTGTCCCTCACGTTCGACCACCGGGTCTGCGACGGCGGCGCCGCCGGAGGCTTCCTGCGGCACGTGGCCGATCTCGTGGAGAACCCGGCGGTCCTGCTCGCCGACGTGTGACGCGCACGTCCGGGCGGAGCGGAATCACCCGGGCCCCATGATCGTTCAGGGAAGTGATCATGATCGGGGGGCCGTGGGTTTCATCGGGATCTACTCGCGGGCGCTGGTCCGCGCGCTCCGGGACACCTCCCGGAGCCGCCGCCGCGGCCGCACCGCCCGGGACGCGGAGCGGCGGCGACAGGCGGCGGGAAGCGGCGGGAAGCGGCGCGGAAGGGCCGGTCGGCGGGAGCGCCCCCCGGCAGGGAGTCTGTCACCACGGTGAGCGCGTCGAAGGCCGCCGGCGCGCGTGCCGGCTCCCGGGTGGTCGTCCCGGCGCCGACGACGATGGCGTCGCCCTCGTCGACCAGCCCGGCACCCCCTGCCGCGCAACGGCCTCGAGGCTCAGCACCCTCGGCGTGAACGATTCTCAGCGAACTTGCATGTTTCAGATCGGATGCGGCCCGAGCTCCGTCACCGCACCTGGGGCCACGGGGCCGCGAGGGATCCGTGCGTCCGCGGGCCTCTTTGGACCCTTGCACAACATCGGCATCCGCTCTTGACAGTACGGCTCTGGCCAGAGTGTACTGTCGCTCTCTGAGTCGAAAATCACACACCACGTATTCAGTTAACGCATTACACCAGTCCGAGAATGTCGATCTCACTTTAGGAGCGACTCCTTCTCATGGTGACCACCCGCCTCCACCTGCGGCGCCGCCGGGCCTTCGGCTGGCTCGAGCCGACCGGCGTACTGCTCGCGATCACGCTCGAGGGCTTCCGGAAGACGTGGAACGTGCGCCGGTGGGGGGCGGAGTACGTCGAGCAGTGCTGGTTCGTCGCCCGCGTCACGACCCTGCCGGTGATGCTGATCGCGCTGCCGCTCGGCGGCACGATCGCGCTCCAGGTGGGCCAGATCATCCGGCAGATCGGCGCGGAGTCGGGCACCGGCGCCACCGTGGTGCAGGCCCTGGTGACGCAGGTGGCCCCGATGGCGGCCGCGCTGCTGATCTCGGGGGCCGCCGGGTCGGCCATCACCTCCGACATCGGCTCCCGGCGGATCCGCGAGGAACTGGACGCCATGGAGGTCCTGGGCATCAATCCGGTCCACCGGCTGGTGACGCCCCGGCTGTGGGCGGCCAGCACGGTCGGCGTCATGCTCTGCTCGCTGATCATCCTCGCGGGCGTCGCCGGCGGCTTCTTCTTCAACGTCGTCCAGGGAGGGGTGACGCCCGGCTCCTACTTCGGCGAGGCGACGTCGCTGCTGCAGCTCTCCGACCTGCTGATCACCCTGTTCAAGGCGTGGGTGTTCGGCTTCATCGCCGCGGCCGTGGCCTGCTGGAAGGGCATGACCTGCGGCTACGGCGCCAGCGGCGTCGGACGGGCGGTCAACCGCGCGGCCGTCATCGCGGCGATGCTCGTCTTCGCGGCCAACTACGTGATCTCCACCCTGGCGTACAGCCTCTTCCCGCCGAGGATCTGATGACCACCATCGTCCCGCATCGCGCCGCCGTCGCCCTGCGCCGCGCCCGGCCGCGGCAGACCCCCGAGTTCGCCGAGTTCGTCGTGTTCTGCGGGCGGGTGCTGCACCACCTGGTCGTGGACGTCGCGCGCGGCCGCCACCTGAAGACGGTCGTCCGGCAGGTCAGCGACATCAGCGCCGGCGTCGGCGCGGTCGTGATCGGCCTCGGAATGATCACCGTGATCTTCTTCATGTCGTTCTTCACCGGCACCACGGTCGGCCTGCAGGCCATCCCGGGGCTGCAGCGGGTGGGCGTCGAGTCGCTCGCGGGGATCATCGCCAGCTACGCCAACGTGCGCGAGGTGACCCCGATCATCGCCGGAGTGGCGATGATCTTCCAGCTCGGCGGCTCGTTCACCGCGGAGCTGGGCGCGATGCGCATCTCCGAGGAGATCGACGCGCTGGAAGTCATGGGGATCAACTCGCTGGCCTACCTGGTGTGCACGCGGCTCGCCGCGGCGCTGATCACGCTGGTGCCGCTCTACCTGCTGGCGCTGTTCGCCAGCTTCTTCGCGACCCGGCTCATCTCCATCTACTTCTTCGGCATATCGCCGGGGATCTACGACTACTACTTCCATCTGTACCTGCCGCCCATCGACGTGTTCTACAGCGTCGTCAAGGTGGTCGTGTTCACGGTGATCATCGTGCTCGTCCACTGCTACCGCGGCTACAACGCCAGCGGCGGCCCGGTCGGCGTGGGGCTGGCCACCGGGCAGGCCATCCGCGAGTCCATGGTGACGATCATCATGGCCAACCTGCTGCTGTCCTACATCTTCTGGGGCGACGGCGGAACAGTGAGCCTGACGGGATGAGGACCGTTGACCTGACACCGCGCTCGCGGCTCCGCTTCGGCGTCACCGGGGCGGCCGTGCTGACCGCCTGCCTGGTGGTGTCGCTGCTGGCGCTGCGCGAGACCCACCCGGGATCGATCCATCTGAACGCCGTCTTCGGCCGGGCCGGCGAGGGCCTGACCACCGATTCGGACGTCCGGGTCCGCGGCGTCACGGTCGGCCAGGTGTCGGACGTGGCGCTCACCGACGCCGGCCGCGCGAGGGTCACGCTGCGCATCGACCCGGGAGTGCGGGTTCCGGACGGCGCGGAGGTGGCGATCGTCCCGCTGTCGGCGTTCGGGCCGAAGTACGTCGACCTGCGGCTCGGCCGGGAGGAGGGCACGGGGCCGTTCCTCTCCGACGGCGGCACCATCCGGCGGACCACCGACCCGCAGGAGCTCACCGATGTCGCCGAACCCGCGCTGGAACTGCTGAAGGCGCTCGGCCCGCGGGACCTCGCCACGATCATGGCGGCGCTGAACGGCGGCCTCGGCGGCCGGGGCGAAGCGCTGGGCGGCCTGATCGACGACTCGGCGAAGCTCCTCGGCGTGACGTCGCGGCGCTCGGACGAGCTGGGCGGCATCGCCCGCGACGGCGGGGCGCTCGCCGCGACGGCGGCCGAGCACGGCGACGAGATCGCCGGCATCACCGGCGACCTGAACAAGGTCCTGCCCTCGGTCACCGGTGATTCCGAGCAGTTCGGCCGGCTGCTCACCGGGCTGAACGACTCGGCGCGCACGCTCGACCGGATCCTGGCCGCGGATCCGGGCGCGTCCGGCCGGATCATCCGGTCGGTCGACCCGGCCACCGGGGTCCTGTACGACAACCGCCGCCACTACCCCGACCTCATCAGCGCCAGCGGCTCGGTCCTCACCCAGCTCGCCGGCATCGCCAACATCCCGGGCCCGCACGGGACCCTGCTGTCGCGGGTGACCGTCCACGTCGAGTCGAACGACCTGCTCTGCGAGACGCTGCCCGGCATCTGCGGACCGGTCGAGCCGGCGATCCCCGAGGATCCGCACGCCGGTGCCGGGCAGAGGGGCGACTGATGGCGCGGCGCACATCGAGCCTGGACGGCCGCGCCGCGCGCCGGTTCCTGGCCTTCGGCATCGTCACGACCCTGCTGACCGTCTACCTGGGCTTCCGGATCGCAGGGACGAACCTCGGCGGCGGGATGGAGCTGCGTGCGTCCTTCGACGACGTGAGCGGGCTGCGGGAGGGCGACCCCGTGAAGGTCGCCGGCACCGAGGTCGGGCAGGTGACGTCCGTCGAGGTGGAGAAGGGCCGGGCCGTCGTCGGCCTGGAGGTCCGCGAGTCGCTGCGGCTCCCGGACGACTCCTCGGCGGTCGTCCGCTGGAAGGACCTCATCGGCAACCGGGAGGTCTACCTCGAGACCGGGGCCAGCCCGGTGATGCTGAAGGACGGCCGCACGCTGACCCGCACGCGGTCGGCGGCCGACCTCGGCGCGCTCGTCAACGACCTGGCGCCGCTGCTCGGCGGCATCGATCCCGGCGAGGTCAACAAGATCCTCCAGTCGTTCGCCGTCGCGCTGGACGGGAACCAGGACGAGATACGGCAGATGACCGCGAACCTGGGGACGATCCTCCGGATGCTCAGCACGCGGACCGGCACGATCGAGCAGATGATCTCCGACTACCGGACGGTCACCGACGCGCTGGCCGCCCGCGACCGGCAGATCGCGCAGACCATCGACAACCTGTCGGGCCTCACCCGGGCGTTCGCGCAGAACCGCACCGCGATCGGGGACGCGGCCGTCCGGCTGGAGGGCCTGACCTCGGGGCTCGACGAGGTGCTCGGCGACGCCGCCCCGCAGCTCGGGCGGCTGGTGGACGGCACGTCCGAGCTGATGGAGGTCGCGCACAGCCGGATGGAGGACATCGACCAGATGATCAAGAGCCTGCCGTCCGCGCTGCAGGCGCTCCTCTCGCTCATGAGCGGCGGCAAGTTCCTGCGCGGCAACGCCCTGTGCATGAACATCGTCTACGCCGAGACGTGCCCCTTCCCCATGCAGCTGCCGCCGCCCCCGGCCGCCGGTTCGGGGAGCGGCGGGCAGAGCCCCGCGGTGAGCCCCGAGGAGGCGCGGCTGACGCCCGACCAGCAGCGGGTCTACCGGGCGATGGTGCAGATCCTCTTCCTCGGTGACCAGACCGGCGGGCAGAACGGCGGGCAGGGCGCCGCGGCCGGGGCCGGCCGGGAAGGGGGCCGGGGATGAGCCGCTGGAAGGGCGCGTTCACCCGCTCGTTCCGCGACCGCGACCCCGTGGGCATCGCCCTCGTGACGATCCCGGCGCTGGCGGCCGTGCTGATCGCGACGTACGCGTACGGGACGCTCGGCCTCTTCCGGGGCGGCTACACGGTCAGCGGCGTGTTCACCGGCACGGGCGGCATCCGGAAGGGCGCCGAGGTGCGGCTGGCCGGGGTGAAGGTCGGGGAGATCACCGGCATCTCGCCCGACTTCGGCCGCGGCCACGTCGTCATCACCTGGAACGTCGACTCGGGCGTGGAGCTGGGGCCGCGGATGCACGCCGACGTCCGGCTGTCCAACCTGCTGGGCGGCCACTTCCTCCAGCTGTCGGGACCGGTCGTCGCGCCCTACCTGGAGGACCGGCCGGACGGGGAGCGGCGGATCCCGGCGGAGCGCACGAGCGTCCCGTACTCGCTGAGCACCGCGCTGGGCTCGGCGTCCGACATGGCGGGACGCCTCGACTCCCGGTCGATCGACCGGCTGCTGACCGAGGCGGCCGAGGTCGAGCTGCCGGATCAGAAGAAGATGGGCGAGATGCTCGCCGACCTGCGGAAGGTCAGCGCAGGGCTGAACGACTCCTGGCCGCAGATGAACGCGATCATCGAGAACGGCGAGAAGCTCACCGGCACCCTCGCGAAGAAGGACAGGCAGCTCGCGCAGCTGCTCGAGTACGGCGAGAGCCTGCTGGAGGAGCTGGCCCTGCGCCGCGACGAGCTTGCCTCGACGCTCGGCGGCGGCAGCAGGGTCGTCAAGAGCCTCGACGAGGTGCTCACGAAACACCGCAAACAGCTGGAGACGGTGCTGGACGACTTCCATCTCACGATGGAGACGGCGACCGGCGACAACCTCCCGGCCATGAACACCGCCCTCGCCTGGTTCGGCCCGGCCTTCTTCGGCATGAGCACCAGCGGCAGCCGCGAGGGCCGGTGGATGGAGGGCGGGTTCGTCGGCTTCGGCCCGGTCCAGCCGGGCGTGGTCGGCCCCCAGCCGAACTTCAACCCGCCGAACTTCCCCCAGGTACCGACGGGACAGGTCGAGGAATGACGCCGAACGCCCGACGATCCACGTGTACCCGACGATCCGCGTGCACCCGACGATCCAGGACCGCGCTCGTCACGGCCGCGGTCGTGCTGGCCCTCAGCTCGTGCAGCGTCCTGCCGGGCCCCTTCGCCGGCTCGGGGAGCTACCGCGTCACCGCCTACTTCGTCCGCGCCGTGTCCTTCTACCCGGGCTCCCAGGTCCAGGTGATGGGCATCGACGTCGGGACGGTCCGATCGGTCACCCCGGTCGGCGGCCGGGTGCGCGTCGTCGCGGAGATCGACGACGACGTGCCGCTGCCCGCGACCGCGAACGCGGCGATCGTCCCGCTGAGCCTGATCGGCGAGCGCACGCTCACGTTCGCGCCCGCGTGGCGCCCCGGCGCGCCGCGCCTCGCCGACGGCGCGGTCCTGCAGACCGAGCGGACGCAGGTGCCGGTCGAGGTCAACGAGGCGCTCCAGTCGTTCGGCAGGCTCATCGACAGCGTCGATCCCGCGAAGGCCGATGCCGCGCTGGGCGCCGCCGCGGGCAGCCTCGACGGCAACGGGAAGGCCTTCAACCAGGCGTTCCAGGAGGCCGGGCGGCTCATGAACAACCTCGCCGGACAGGACGAGCGGCTGCTGGAGATCGCCCGCAACCTGAACCGGCTGACCGGTGTGGTCAAGGGCCGGGAGAAGACGCTCGGCGAGCTGGTCGGCCACTTCTCGCAGGCGTCCACGACGCTGGCGAACGAGCGGCAGAGCATCCGCACGCTGGTGCAGGAGATCGCCGATCTCGTGGAGCGCGGTGAGGAGCTCATCGACCAGTACCGCGAGACCCTGCCGGGCGACCTCGAGAAACTCGCGCAGCTCTCCCTGCTCGTCCGGGCGAACGCCGACCGGCTCGGCCAGCTCCTCCAGGCACTGCCCGGCATCGGCTTCCAGTTCGTCAACGC
Proteins encoded in this region:
- a CDS encoding alpha-ketoacid dehydrogenase subunit beta, with the translated sequence MTESTMAQALNGALRDALREDERVLVFGEDVGPLGGVFRITDGLTAEFGEDRCFDTPLAEAGIVGLAVGMAMGGFRPVVEMQFDAFAYPAFEQIASHVAKTRNRTRGLLSLPMVIRIPYAGGIGGVEHHCDSSEAYYAHTPGLKVVTPATPDDAYWLLRDAIGDPDPVVFMEPKRLYWAKGGTSGAAGRPAGFGRAAVRREGADATLVAYGPTVPVALEAAETAARDGIDLEVVDLRTIVPFDDGTVVSSVRKTGRCVVVQEAQGFAGVGAEIAARVQERCFHSLAAPVLRVTGFDIPYPPPHLEHAHLPDADRILDAVDRLQFGDEPDLLHLAREAS
- the pdhA gene encoding pyruvate dehydrogenase (acetyl-transferring) E1 component subunit alpha, with product MSVTARPATAQPTTAQPTTAHGRTAAGQGVGDLLPSPVPVRFVAEDGTAVEPPAGYAAPADGRLLEAYRRMVLGRRFDAQATALTRQGRLAVYPSSRGQDACQIGGVLALREDDWLFPTYRDSVALVARGLDPVEVLTLLRGSWHCGYDPAAVRVAPQCTPLATQTVHAVGLADALRRRGEGAVVMAFVGDGGTSEGDFHEALNYAAVLNAPVVFFVQNNRYAISVPLARQTAAPSLAYKGVGYGVRSEQVDGNDLVAVLSVLDAAVANARSGGGPSLVEAHTYRMDAHTNADDATRYRTAEEVERWESADPIARLETHLRGRGLLGPEEAAAAGAAAEEFAARLRERMNADPEADPLELFDHVFAEPTPQLREQRDLLASELSAEE
- the paaZ gene encoding phenylacetic acid degradation bifunctional protein PaaZ — its product is MSPLLESYAAGRWFRADDDGEPLLDAATGEEVARLARRGPDVGEMVRHARETGGPALRALTFHERAALLKALAKHLTERKDELYALSVRTGATARDTAVDVDGGIGTLFGYASKGVRELPNDTIVLDGDLERLGKGGTFAGQHVFASRPGVAVQINAFNFPVWGMLEKLAPAFLAGLPSIVKPASQTAYVTELAVRQIIDSGILPEGALQLLAGSPDGLLDRLTVQDSVAFTGSAHTAGLLRRHPNVLDGGVRLGVEADSLNCSILGPDVRPDDPEFDLFVKGVVTEMTVKAGQKCTAIRRALVPAPMADAVIEALAARLAKVTVGDPRDPDVRMGALASLGQRAEVRKAVEALRAAAEVVAGDPAGAGPLLDGDPERGAFMTPLLLRARPGAAEPHDVEPFGPVSTVLTYDGVDAAVELAARGRGSLAASVVTHDPDVARTVVRGLAPWHGRVLVLDRDDAKESTGHGSPLPSLVHGGPGRAGGGEELGGIRGVLAHMQRTAVQASPDLLTAVTGRWTAGAARTDPGEHAFRRSLADLRIGDTIAGGPRTVSLDDIAHFAEFTGDTFYAHTDPEAAAGNPLFGGIVAHGYLVVSLAAGLFVDPAPGPVLANFGVDRLRFLTPVKAGDTIAVTLTVKQITPRSGAGYGEVRWDAVVTNQDGEAVATYDVLTLVAKTWPPAPGN
- the paaA gene encoding 1,2-phenylacetyl-CoA epoxidase subunit PaaA produces the protein MTTTPAEPGTGPDAALRAAFDATIGRGDRVEPRDWMPDAYRRTLVRQIAQHAHSEIIGMQPEGAWIGRAPSLRRKAILLAKVQDEAGHGLYLYSACETLGVSRAELTDLLLAGRQKYSSIFNYPTPSYADVGTIGWLVDGAAICNQVPLCRTSYGPYGRAMIRICKEESFHQRQGYELLMTMMRGTDEQRAMVQESVDRFWWPVLMMFGPPDADSPNSARSMAWGVKRNSNDELRQKFVDMTVPQAAALGVTLPDPELRWNEARGHHDFGEPDWAELAAVIGGDGPCNAERMAHRRAAHEDGAWVREAATAFADRAEEGAG
- a CDS encoding Lrp/AsnC family transcriptional regulator, producing the protein MAGPLDAVDRAIIAELLRDGRMSVRALAERVHISRANAYARLTRLTDDGIITGFTVEIAPHRAGLGTSAYVSVTIEQNSWRDLSARLREIPYVEHFAMVGGDYDVLVLVRAPDNAALRHVVLECIQDIPGVRATRTWLVFDEAHGRGAGWGADG